The following are encoded together in the Cyanobacterium aponinum PCC 10605 genome:
- a CDS encoding DUF4382 domain-containing protein, giving the protein MKNWFNFSFVSFIAILFLSSCGNNSSNTTVSENEDYAGETLTLVANGEDFIRQGFTSKDGWRIDFNHAYVTLDEVIAYQTDPPFNAESDEMINASESIILVDEAITIDLAQGDENASPIIVAEAIAPTGVYNAISWKLINDAQSNSSIVLDGIAVKDGETINFVLNLPIPLEYQCGEFVGDERKGVLEAGKDAQLETTFHFDHIFGDGEATPEDEINVGAIGFQPLAQLSNNGELNIDLATMKAQLSPEDYEKLEKNLQSLGHVGEGHCRLVS; this is encoded by the coding sequence GTGAAAAATTGGTTTAATTTTAGTTTTGTTAGCTTCATCGCTATTTTATTTCTATCTTCTTGCGGTAATAACTCTTCTAATACTACTGTGAGCGAAAATGAAGATTATGCAGGGGAGACTTTAACTCTTGTGGCCAATGGAGAAGATTTTATTCGTCAGGGCTTTACAAGTAAAGATGGTTGGCGTATCGATTTTAATCATGCTTACGTTACTCTTGATGAAGTCATTGCATATCAAACTGACCCTCCTTTTAATGCTGAAAGTGACGAGATGATTAACGCTTCTGAGTCTATTATTTTAGTTGATGAGGCGATAACTATTGATTTGGCTCAAGGAGATGAAAATGCTTCTCCCATCATAGTAGCAGAAGCGATCGCACCCACGGGAGTATATAATGCTATTTCGTGGAAATTAATCAATGATGCCCAAAGCAATTCTAGTATTGTTCTTGATGGTATAGCAGTAAAAGATGGTGAAACTATTAATTTTGTTCTTAACTTACCCATACCCCTAGAATATCAATGTGGGGAATTTGTGGGAGATGAAAGAAAGGGGGTTTTAGAAGCGGGGAAAGATGCCCAATTAGAAACAACTTTCCATTTTGACCATATTTTTGGAGATGGCGAGGCAACCCCAGAAGATGAGATTAATGTAGGTGCGATCGGATTTCAACCCCTAGCACAACTTTCCAATAATGGAGAATTAAATATTGATTTAGCAACCATGAAAGCCCAACTATCCCCAGAAGATTATGAAAAACTAGAAAAAAATCTTCAATCTTTGGGTCATGTGGGAGAGGGGCATTGTCGCTTAGTTAGTTAA
- a CDS encoding MBL fold metallo-hydrolase produces MLKKISRFLGLIFFVSIISIFIINKATVAHEKPLVDNGQIVSQNSEAINVRIIPLKDNIYMLTGEGGNIGLSVGDDGVLMIDSQFAYLSDKIKDEIKLINRRPVNYLINTHYHFDHVGGNENFANDGAVIIAHDNTFKQMQKDHSYPVLGMDVKASPASALPKITFNDVSNFHVNGNHIKAFAVPPAHTNSDIVIHFAKENIIHTGDLFFNGFYPFIDTEAGGSIDGMISAIDQILALSNEQTIIIPGHGERGDRASLIKFQEMLKTVNERVKERIAQNMTLDDIISEKPLADLDQEWGDGFLTSDQFLTIAYQGIKN; encoded by the coding sequence ATGTTGAAAAAAATATCTCGTTTTCTGGGTTTAATTTTTTTTGTGAGTATTATTAGTATTTTTATTATTAATAAAGCTACTGTCGCTCATGAAAAACCATTAGTAGATAATGGACAAATAGTTAGCCAAAATTCAGAGGCAATCAATGTTAGAATCATTCCCCTAAAAGATAATATCTATATGCTAACAGGAGAAGGCGGTAATATTGGACTTTCCGTTGGAGATGATGGAGTTTTAATGATTGACAGTCAATTTGCTTATCTATCAGATAAAATCAAAGATGAAATTAAGCTCATCAATAGAAGACCCGTTAATTATTTAATCAATACTCATTATCATTTTGACCACGTCGGAGGTAATGAAAACTTTGCTAATGACGGAGCGGTTATTATCGCCCACGATAACACTTTTAAACAGATGCAAAAAGACCACTCTTATCCTGTCTTAGGAATGGATGTAAAAGCATCTCCTGCTTCGGCACTACCAAAAATTACTTTTAATGATGTGAGTAATTTTCACGTTAACGGTAATCATATCAAGGCTTTTGCTGTCCCACCTGCTCATACAAATAGCGATATTGTGATTCATTTTGCCAAAGAAAATATTATTCATACAGGAGATTTATTTTTTAATGGCTTCTATCCTTTTATTGACACAGAGGCTGGAGGATCTATTGATGGTATGATTTCTGCTATTGACCAAATTTTGGCGTTGTCTAATGAGCAAACTATTATTATACCGGGTCATGGAGAAAGAGGCGATCGCGCTTCTTTAATTAAATTTCAAGAGATGTTAAAAACAGTTAATGAAAGAGTAAAAGAGAGAATAGCTCAAAACATGACTTTAGATGACATTATCTCAGAAAAACCCCTTGCAGATTTAGATCAAGAATGGGGTGACGGTTTTCTAACTTCTGATCAATTTTTAACTATTGCCTATCAAGGTATAAAAAATTAA
- the ilvN gene encoding acetolactate synthase small subunit: MKHTISVLVEDEAGVLTRIAGLFARRGFNIESLAVGPAEQSGISRITMVVPGDDDTIEQLTKQLHKLINVIKVTDITKIPCVERELMLVKVSANSSNRSEVLQIVQIFRAKVVDISDDSLILEVVGDPGKMVAIISMLSKFGIKEIARTGKVALVRESGVNTEYLKSLQVKV; this comes from the coding sequence ATGAAGCATACTATCTCAGTTTTGGTAGAAGATGAAGCAGGGGTTTTAACAAGAATTGCTGGTTTATTTGCCCGTAGGGGTTTTAATATTGAAAGTTTGGCAGTAGGACCTGCTGAACAATCTGGTATTTCAAGAATAACAATGGTTGTCCCCGGTGATGATGATACCATTGAGCAACTAACAAAACAATTACATAAATTAATTAATGTTATTAAAGTTACTGATATTACTAAAATTCCTTGTGTCGAAAGAGAGTTAATGTTAGTAAAAGTCAGTGCTAATAGCAGTAATCGTAGTGAAGTTTTACAAATTGTTCAGATTTTTAGAGCAAAGGTAGTAGATATTTCTGATGATAGTCTTATTTTAGAGGTAGTGGGTGATCCGGGTAAAATGGTGGCAATTATTTCTATGTTAAGTAAATTTGGTATTAAAGAAATAGCCCGAACAGGAAAAGTTGCCCTTGTCAGAGAGTCTGGAGTGAATACCGAATATCTCAAGTCTTTACAAGTAAAAGTTTAA
- a CDS encoding aspartate aminotransferase family protein, which yields MLVDIRNKNLHYKKLMQQLCNDLGQMMSSAPHSTTVQMRSLPGNHSRAYLDRQQLRESNARSYPRRIPMAIREAKGIFVTDVDGNVYFDCLAGAGTLALGHNHPAVIEAMQQTLTGNYPLHTLDLTTPIKDRFVEELFASLPENFAKRAKIQFCGPTGADAVEAALKLVKTATGRRSVLSFSGGYHGMSHGALSLTGNIAPKSAVPGLMADVHFLPYPYDYRCPFGVGGDNGHKISSRYIEYLLEDPESGIVPPAGMILEVVQGEGGVIPAPDAWLQEMRRITSERDIPLIVDEIQTGWGRTGNLYAFERSGITPDVLLLSKAIGGSLPLSVVLYDEKLDLWKPGAHAGTFRGNQLAMAAGTATLKYIMENQLVDSVKVLGDRLMQNLQQIQGNHPCIGDVRGRGLMVGVEIVNPHGGKTAYPELARKIQKACLERGLILELGGRFGTVVRFLPPLIITADQIDAISEIFAQAVEAVN from the coding sequence TTGTTAGTAGATATTCGCAATAAAAATCTTCATTACAAAAAACTGATGCAACAACTCTGTAATGATTTAGGGCAAATGATGTCATCAGCCCCTCATTCAACAACGGTACAAATGCGATCGCTGCCAGGGAATCATTCTCGGGCATACCTCGATCGTCAACAACTCCGAGAATCCAATGCCCGTAGTTATCCAAGGCGAATTCCCATGGCGATTCGCGAAGCAAAAGGGATTTTTGTGACGGATGTGGACGGAAATGTCTATTTTGACTGTCTGGCAGGGGCTGGAACTCTTGCCCTAGGGCATAATCATCCAGCAGTCATCGAAGCAATGCAACAAACATTGACAGGAAATTATCCCTTGCATACTTTGGATTTGACCACACCGATTAAGGATCGTTTCGTAGAAGAATTATTCGCCAGTTTGCCAGAAAATTTTGCCAAACGAGCAAAGATTCAATTTTGTGGTCCCACGGGGGCTGATGCGGTGGAAGCGGCTCTTAAATTGGTGAAAACAGCCACAGGGCGACGGAGTGTCCTCTCGTTTTCCGGAGGTTATCATGGCATGAGTCACGGAGCTTTAAGTTTAACGGGGAATATTGCTCCCAAGTCTGCGGTGCCGGGGTTGATGGCGGATGTTCATTTTCTTCCTTATCCCTATGATTATCGTTGCCCCTTTGGGGTGGGTGGTGACAATGGACATAAGATTAGTAGTCGTTATATCGAGTATTTATTGGAAGATCCAGAAAGTGGAATTGTGCCACCTGCGGGTATGATTTTGGAGGTTGTCCAAGGTGAAGGGGGGGTGATTCCTGCTCCAGATGCTTGGTTGCAGGAGATGAGACGAATTACCAGCGAACGGGATATTCCCTTAATTGTGGATGAAATTCAAACCGGCTGGGGACGCACGGGAAATTTATATGCCTTTGAAAGGTCGGGGATTACCCCGGATGTGTTGTTACTGTCCAAGGCGATTGGTGGTTCTTTGCCTTTGTCAGTGGTTCTGTATGATGAGAAACTCGATTTATGGAAACCGGGCGCCCATGCTGGTACATTCCGAGGTAATCAGTTGGCTATGGCAGCGGGTACTGCCACACTTAAGTATATCATGGAAAATCAACTGGTTGATTCTGTAAAAGTTTTGGGCGATCGCCTGATGCAGAATTTACAACAGATTCAAGGGAATCATCCTTGTATTGGTGATGTGCGAGGACGAGGATTGATGGTGGGGGTAGAGATTGTTAATCCCCATGGTGGTAAGACTGCATATCCAGAACTAGCAAGAAAAATTCAAAAGGCTTGTCTGGAACGGGGTTTAATTTTAGAGTTGGGCGGACGTTTTGGTACTGTAGTTCGTTTTCTCCCACCTTTGATTATCACGGCAGATCAAATTGATGCCATCAGTGAAATATTTGCCCAAGCGGTAGAGGCTGTAAACTGA
- a CDS encoding pyridoxal phosphate-dependent decarboxylase family protein, which yields MSSSSQARPFDRYFLTAQTESIESYQEAIALTQELIVNNILQEDKPYFGLNPSLLQESFRDFCPKNFTQQDYPQIEPELAEIIRHGAMVTHPACVAHLHCPPLIPAIAAELIIGSLNQSMDSWDQSPSATILEQQLTRWLCDLFGYSNSADGTFTSGGTQSNLMGLLLARDNYAKTHLKWHIQRQGLPPEAQQFRIFCSDVAHFTIRQGAAILGLGENGVIPIETDENFQLKPEILSAKLRTLQQDNLRPIAIVATAGTTDFGSIDPLPELAKIARDHGLWFHVDAAYGGALKLSQNHGHKLKGIELADSITVDFHKLFYQPISCGAFLLKNQANFGLIKLHADYLNPESNEAQGIPDLVTKSIQTTRRFDALKLWLSLKTLGVETFGEMIDSTIELAGAIALIIAEDAELELANIPTINAVVFRYQPSQGTATEIDRINEQIPKKLMLEGKGIIAQTQVKGRNYLKFTLLNPLTTLKDLQKLLIEIKSLGQTLHTTDINHELKKNC from the coding sequence ATGTCATCATCGAGTCAGGCACGTCCTTTTGACCGATATTTTCTGACGGCTCAAACAGAAAGTATTGAAAGTTATCAAGAGGCGATCGCCCTTACCCAAGAACTAATAGTTAATAATATTTTGCAAGAAGATAAACCTTATTTTGGGTTAAATCCTTCCTTATTGCAAGAGAGTTTTCGGGATTTTTGTCCAAAAAACTTTACTCAGCAAGATTATCCACAAATTGAGCCTGAATTAGCCGAAATCATCCGCCATGGCGCCATGGTGACTCACCCCGCCTGTGTTGCCCATCTCCACTGTCCTCCCCTGATTCCTGCGATCGCTGCTGAACTGATCATCGGCAGTTTAAATCAATCGATGGATTCTTGGGATCAAAGCCCCAGTGCAACTATTTTGGAGCAACAATTAACCCGATGGCTCTGTGATTTGTTTGGTTACAGCAACTCTGCTGACGGCACTTTTACCAGTGGTGGTACTCAATCCAATTTGATGGGATTACTATTGGCGAGGGATAACTATGCCAAAACCCATTTAAAATGGCACATTCAACGGCAGGGATTACCCCCAGAAGCCCAACAATTTCGGATTTTTTGTTCCGATGTGGCTCACTTTACCATTCGTCAGGGAGCGGCGATTCTGGGGTTGGGGGAAAATGGGGTTATTCCCATTGAAACCGATGAAAATTTCCAGCTTAAACCAGAGATTTTATCGGCAAAACTAAGAACTTTACAACAGGATAATTTACGACCCATTGCCATCGTTGCCACAGCGGGAACTACGGATTTTGGTAGTATCGATCCCTTACCTGAATTGGCAAAAATTGCCCGAGATCATGGTTTGTGGTTTCATGTTGATGCCGCCTATGGTGGTGCCTTAAAACTCAGTCAAAATCATGGTCATAAACTCAAAGGCATTGAACTTGCCGACTCCATCACCGTTGACTTTCATAAACTCTTTTATCAACCCATTAGTTGCGGTGCGTTTTTGCTCAAAAATCAGGCTAATTTTGGCTTAATCAAGCTCCATGCTGACTATCTCAACCCAGAAAGCAATGAAGCTCAGGGTATCCCCGATTTAGTAACTAAATCTATTCAAACTACCCGACGGTTTGATGCCTTAAAGTTATGGCTATCTTTGAAAACCTTGGGGGTGGAAACCTTTGGGGAAATGATTGATAGCACCATTGAGTTAGCAGGGGCGATCGCACTTATTATTGCCGAAGATGCAGAATTGGAGTTGGCGAATATACCCACCATCAACGCCGTTGTCTTTCGCTACCAACCCAGTCAAGGAACAGCAACCGAAATTGATCGCATCAATGAACAAATCCCCAAAAAATTGATGCTCGAAGGCAAAGGGATTATTGCTCAAACCCAAGTCAAGGGCAGAAACTATCTCAAA